One Odontesthes bonariensis isolate fOdoBon6 chromosome 17, fOdoBon6.hap1, whole genome shotgun sequence genomic window carries:
- the LOC142402570 gene encoding NPC intracellular cholesterol transporter 2-like, translating into MDGRFGLIVLLCLMGLTCANPVKFVDCGSTSGKVVMVDINPCATQPCQLQRGKSYSVNVTFASGVESKTSTAVVHGIIAGVHVPFPIPNGDGCKSGIECPIQKQQTYHYQTALPVKSEYPAIKLVVQWELRDDNKQDLFCIRFPVQIV; encoded by the exons ATGGATGGTCGGTTCGGTTTAATCGTCTTGTTATGCTTGATGGGACTCACCTGTGCGAACCCAGTGAAATTTGTTGACTGTG GCTCAACTTCTGGCAAAGTTGTCATGGTGGACATTAACCCTTGTGCCACTCAGCCATGCCAGCTTCAAAGAGGAAAGTCGTACAGTGTCAATGTGACGTTTGCTAGTG GTGTGGAGAGCAAGACGAGCACAGCAGTGGTTCACGGTATTATCGCTGGCGTTCACGTCCCTTTCCCTATTCCCAATGGAGATGGCTGCAAGTCTGGGATCGAGTGTCCTATCCAGAAGCAGCAGACGTACCACTATCAGACTGCACTACCTGTAAAGTCTGAGTATCCTGCT ATAAAGCTGGTTGTGCAGTGGGAACTGAGAGATGACAACAAACAAGACTTGTTCTGCATCAGGTTCCCAGTTCAGATTGTGTAA
- the isca2 gene encoding iron-sulfur cluster assembly 2 homolog, mitochondrial, giving the protein MSVFRGAMITASKSKILSLARASVLLNNLTVAEQFHRLPQNSQPISRAVLRCYSSASAQEKSGLPDTSENKVSLTDSCVKRLSEIMEKDEYLRIHVEGGGCSGFQYKFSIDRSRNEDDRVFEQGGVGIIVDQDSLEFVKGATVDFSQELIRATFLVLKNPQADHGCSCGSSFSVKL; this is encoded by the exons ATGTCAGTCTTTAGAGGAGCAATGATAACTGCGTCAAAGTCAAAAATTCTGAGCCTTGCGAG GGCATCTGTTCTTCTGAACAACCTCACTGTGGCTGAACAATTCCACCGGCTTCCTCAAAACTCCCAGCCCATTTCCAGAGCGGTGCTTCGGTGCTACAGCAGTGCCTCCGCCCAGGAGAAGTCCGGTTTACCGGATACATCTGAGAATAAAGTGTCCCTCACTGACTCCTGCGTGAAG AGACTATCAGAGATCATGGAGAAGGACGAGTACCTGAGAATACATGTGGAGGGAGGAGGCTGCTCCGGGTTCCAGTACAAGTTTTCTATAGATCGTAGCAGAAATGAAGATGACAG AGTGTTCGAGCAAGGAGGGGTGGGGATCATCGTGGACCAGGACAGTCTGGAGTTTGTCAAAGGAGCCACTGTGGACTTCAGTCAGGAGCTGATCCGCGCCACCTTCCTGGTGCTGAAAAACCCTCAGGCTGATCATGGCTGCTCCTGTGGCAGCTCCTTCTCTGTCAAACTATGA
- the eml5 gene encoding echinoderm microtubule-associated protein-like 5: MADRTAPNCHLRLEWVYGYRGHQCRNNLYYTAAKEIVYFVAGVGVVYNTREHKQKFYLGHNDDIISLALHPERVLVATGQVGKEPYICVWDSYTVQTVSILKDVHTHGIACLAFDLEGQCLVSVGLDSKNTICVWDWRRGKVLAAAPGHTDRIFDISWDLYQPSKLVSCGVKHIKFWSLCGNALTPKRGVFGKTGDLQTILCLACAKDEVTYSGALNGDIYVWKGINLMRTVQGAHGSGIFSMNACEEGFATGGRDGCVRLWDLNFKPITVIDLRETDQGYKGLSVRSVCWRGDHILVGTQDSEIFEVVVHDRNKPFLIMQGHCEGELWALAVHPTKPLAMTGSDDRSVRIWSLIDHALIARCNMEEPIRCAAVSTDGIHLALGMKDGSFTVLRVRDMTEVVHIKDRKEAIHELKYSPDGAHLAVGSNDNSVDVYGVVQRYKKVSECIGSTSFITHMDWSTDSKHLQTNDGSGRRLFYRMPSGKEVTNREELKLVQWASWTCVLGPEVNGIWPKYSDINDINSVDANFNNQVLVTADDYGLVKLMRYPCIKKGAKFKKYLGHSAHITNARWSHDYQWVITIGGADHSVFQWKFVSERKSKEALHIAPQETLADSNSEESDSDQSDVPEMDSEIEQETQLTYRRQVYKEDLPQLKEQCKEKHRATAMKKRERAPGSGIKLHFIHGYRGYDCRSNLFYTQTGEIVYHVAAVGVVYNRQQNTQRFYMGHDDDILCLAIHPLKDFVATGQVGRDSAVHIWDTETLKPMSVLKGFHQLGVCALDFSADGKRLASVGLDDNHTIVLWDWRKGEKLSAMRGSKDKIFVVKINTYLPDKLITAGVKHMKFWHKAGGGLIGRKGNMGKTETMMCAVYGWSEEMVFSGTCTGDICIWRDMFLMKTVKAHDGPVFSMHALEKGFVTGGKDGIVALWDDTFERCLKTYAIKRAVLAPGSKGLLLEDNPSIRAISLGHGHILVGTKNGEILEVDKSGPITLLVQGHMEGEVSGLATHPHLPLCATVSDDKTLRIWDLSPSHCMLAVRKLRKGGRCCCFSPDGKALAVGLNDGSFLIVNADTLEDLVSFHHRKDIISDIKFSPGAGKYLAVASGDSFVDIYNVMSSKRVGVCKGCLNYITHLDWDKRGKLLQVNTVAKEQFFFEAPRGKRQTIPATEVEKIDWSTWTCVLGTSVEGVWPVISEVTEVTAACLSYDRRVLATGDDLGYIKLFRYPVKGKYAKFKRYVAHSTHVTNVRWTHDDSLLVTVGGTDTCLMIWAHESESLREFKLCDSEESDIESEDDGGYDSDVTRENEISYTIKALSTNMRPMSGVKPHLQLKEPSVDERQGVVRGSRPPVSRALPQPEKLQTNNVGKKKRPIEDLVLELVFGYRGNDCRNNVHYLNEGADIIYHTASVGIILNLTTSCQSFYVEHSDDILCLTINQHPKFPNVVATGQVGDTGDMSATSPSIHVWDAMTKQTLSVLRCFHSGGVCSVSFSATGKLLLSVGLDPEHTITIWKWQEGAKVASRIGHSQRIFVAEFRPDSDTTFVSVGIKHVRFWTLAGRALLCKKGVLSTIEDARMQTMLSVAFGANNLTFTGTISGDVCVWKEHILVRIVAKAHTGPVFTMYTTLRDGLIVTGGKERPSKEGGALKLWDQELKRCRAFRLETGQIIDCVRSVCRGKGKILVGTRNAEIIEVGEKNAACNILVNGHMDGPIWGLGTHPSRDVFLSAAEDGTVRLWDIPEKKMLNKVNLGHPAHAISYSPEGDMVAIGMKNGEFIILLVASLKIWGKKRDRRSPIQDIRFSPNSCYLAVGSTECAVDFYDLTLGSQLNRINCCRDIPSFVMQMDFSADSAYVQLSTGAYKRLVYEVPSGKQITEQCHIDRITWATWTSVLGDEVVGIWSRNADKADVTCACVSHSGLNIVTGDDFGMVKLFEFPCPEKFAKHKRFLGHSAHLTNVRFTNGDRFVVSAGGDDRSLFVWRCVHAPH, encoded by the exons CTCGAAAAACACAATCTGTGTGTGGGACTGGAGGAGAGGGAAGGTTCTGGCAGCTGCTCCCGGTCATACAGACAGG ATATTTGACATATCGTGGGATTTGTACCAGCCCAGCAAGCTTGTAAGCTGTGGTGTCAAACACATCAAG TTTTGGAGCTTATGCGGTAATGCTCTCACACCCAAACGTGGCGTTTTTGGCAAAACTGGGGATCTCCAAACCATTCTCTGCCTTGCCTGCGCCAAGGATGAAGTCACATATTCGGGTGCCTTGAATGGTGACATATACGTGTGGAAAGGGATCAACCTGATGAGGACGGTTCAAGGAGCACATGGG TCAGGGATTTTCAGCATGAATGCTTGTGAAGAGGGCTTCGCTACTGGAGGCCGGGACGGCTGCGTCCGGCTGTGGGATCTCAACTTCAAACCAATTACTGTCATTGATCTCAGGGAAACAGACCAAGGATATAAAG GGCTGTCAGTGCGCAGCGTGTGCTGGCGGGGGGATCACATCCTAGTGGGTACACAGGACAGTGAGATCTTCGAAGTGGTGGTCCACGATCGCAACAAGCCCTTCCTCATCATGCAGGGTCACTGTGAGGGTGAGCTATGGGCGCTGGCTGTGCACCCCACTAAGCCTCTGGCCATGACGGGAAGTGATGACCGCTCAGTCAG GATATGGAGCCTTATAGATCATGCACTGATAGCTCGCTGCAACATGGAGGAGCCGATCCGCTGTGCAGCTGTGAGCACTGATGGTATTCACCTGGCGCTGGGGATGAAGGATGGCTCATTCACCGTTCTAAGAGTTAG AGATATGACAGAGGTGGTTCACATCAAGGACAGGAAGGAGGCCATTCATGAGCTGAAGTACTCCCCTGATGGGGCCCACTTGGCTGTGGGCTCTAATGATAACTCAGTGGACGTCTATGGTGTGGTGCAGAGGTACAAGAAAGTGAGCGAGTGCATCGGCTCCACAAGTTtcatcacacacatggactgGTCCACGGACAGCAAACACCTCCAGACCAATGACGGCAGTGGCAGGAGGCTCTTCTACAGGATGCCAA GTGGGAAGGAGGTGACCAACAGGGAGGAGCTGAAGCTGGTTCAGTGGGCTTCATGGACGTGTGTGTTGGGCCCTGAGGTTAATGGAATATGGCCCAAGTACTCGGACATAAATGACATCAACTCTGTTGACGCCAACTTTAACAATCAAGTCTTAGTCACTGCTGATGACTATGGATTAGTCAAACTGATGCGATATCCATGTATAAAAAAGG GGGCAAAATTTAAAAAGTATCTAGGTCATTCAGCTCACATTACTAACGCTAGATGGTCACATGACTACCAATGGGTCATAACTATTGGCGGTGCAGATCACTCGGTGTTCCAGTGGAAGTTTGTTTCTGAAAGAAAGTCGAAAGAGGCGCTGCACATAGCACCACAAG AGACCTTGGCAGACTCTAACAGTGAAGAATCAGACTCTGACCAGTCAGACGTGCCAGAAATGGACTCAGAAATTGAGCAGGAGACGCAGCTCACGTATAGACGGCAG GTTTATAAAGAAGATCTACCTCAGCTCAAGGAGCAGTGCAAAGAGAAACATCGAGCTACGGCCATGAAGAAGAGAGAACGAGCACCGGGCAGTGGGATTAAGCTGCACTTCATCCATGG CTACAGGGGTTACGACTGCAGGAGCAACCTGTTTTACACCCAGACAGGGGAGATCGTCTACCATGTAGCTGCTGTCGGGGTTGTGTACAACAGACAACAGAATACTCAGCGTTTCTACATGGGCCACGATGACGACATCCTCTGTCTGGCTATCCACCCCCTGAAGGACTTTGTGGCAACAGGCCAG GTTGGCAGAGATTCCGCAGTCCACATATGGGACACGGAAACATTAAAACCTATGTCCGTGTTGAAAGGTTTTCACCAGCTTGGGGTGTGCGCTCTGGACTTTTCAG CGGATGGCAAACGGCTTGCATCGGTTGGCCTGGACGACAATCACACCATTGTGCTCTGGGACTGGAGAAAGGGGGAGAAGCTCTCTGCCATGCG AGGAAGCAAGGACAAGATATTCGTTGTTAAAATAAACACCTACCTGCCCGACAAGCTCATCACTGCTGGTGTAAAACACATGAAGTTTTGGCATAAAGCCG GTGGTGGTCTAATTGGGCGCAAGGGGAACATGGGGAAGACAGAGACTATGATGTGTGCTGTGTATGGCTGGTCGGAGGAGATGGTGTTTTCAGGCACTTGCACGGGAGACATTTGCATCTGGAGGGACATGTTCTTGATGAAGACTGTCAAAGCTCATGACGGCCCCGTTTTCAGCATGCACGCTCTAGAAAAG GGATTTGTGACTGGAGGAAAAGATGGTATAGTAGCTCTGTGGGATGACACATTTGAGAGATGCCTCAAGACCTACGCCATCAAGAGAGCAGTTCTAGCTCCAGGCTCTAAAG GGCTGCTGTTGGAGGACAATCCCTCCATACGTGCCATATCACTCGGCCATGGCCACATCCTGGTGGGGACTAAGAATGGCGAGATTTTGGAAGTGGACAAGAGTGGGCCCATCACTCTGCTGGTCCAG GGTCACATGGAGGGTGAAGTGTCGGGCCTGGCCACTCATCCCCATCTCCCTCTCTGTGCCACCGTCAGTGATGACAAAACCCTGCGCATATGGGACCTCTCTCCCAGCCACTGCATGCTGGCTGTACGCAAACTCAGGAAAG GTGGGCGTTGCTGCTGCTTTTCCCCCGATGGAAAAGCCTTAGCGGTTGGCCTGAACGATGGCAGTTTCCTCATTGTGAACGCAGACACCCTGGAGGACCTGGTGTCCTTCCATCACCGCAAGGACATCATCTCAGATATCAAGTTCTCCCCAG GAGCTGGGAAGTACCTCGCAGTAGCCTCAGGGGACAGTTTTGTGGATATTTACAATGTAATGAGCAGCAAACGGGTGGGAGTGTGCAAAGGATGCCTCAATTACATCACTCATCTGGACTGGGACAAGAGAG GAAAGCTACTCCAAGTCAATACAGTGGCaaaagaacagttttttttcgaAGCTCCGCGTGGGAAGAGACAGACCATCCCGGCTACAGAG GTGGAGAAGATTGACTGGAGCACATGGACATGTGTCCTTGGGACGTCCGTTGAGGGCGTCTGGCCTGTGATCAGTGAGGTCACTGAGGTTACTGCTGCCTGCCTTAGTTATGACAGGAGGGTGCTAGCAACAGGTGATGACCTTGGATACATTAAGCTCTTCAGATACCCTGTCAAG GGAAAGTATGCAAAGTTCAAACGCTACGTGGCCCATAGCACACATGTTACTAATGTGCGATGGACCCACGACGACAGCCTCTTGGTGACAGTGGGTGGGACTGACACGTGCCTCATGATCTGGGCCCATGAGTCCGAGAGCCTTCGGGAATTCAAACTGTGCGACAGCGAGGAGTCGGATATTGAAAGCGAAGATGATGGAG GTTACGACAGCGATGTGACACGGGAGAACGAGATCAGCTACACCATCAAGGCCTTATCCACCAACATGCGACCAATGAGCGGAGTGAAGCCCCACCTGCAGCTGAAGGAGCCCTCCGTCGACGAAAG ACAAGGGGTGGTGAG AGGGTCGAG GCCTCCTGTCAGCAGAGCGCTGCCACAGCCAGAGAAGCTGCAGACTAACAATGTTGGCAAGAAGAAGAGACCTATTGAG GACTTGGTGCTTGAGCTGGTGTTTGGTTACCGTGGCAATGACTGCCGCAATAATGTGCACTACCTGAATGAGGGGGCGGACATCATCTACCACACTGCCTCAGTCGGTATCATCCTCAACTTGACGACCT CCTGCCAAAGTTTCTATGTCGAACACAGTGACGACATTCTGTGCCTGACAATCAATCAACACCCCAAATTCCCCAACGTGGTGGCAACTGGCCAAGTAG GTGATACTGGCGACATGTCAg CCACTTCTCCTTCAATCCATGTGTGGGACGCCATGACCAAACAGACACTGTCAGTGCTGCGCTGTTTCCACTCTGGCGGAGTTTGCTCTGTCAGCTTCAGTGCCACAGGAAAACTCCTGCTGTCTGTTGGTCTGGACCCCGAACATACCATCACCATCTGGAAGTGGCAAGAAG GTGCCAAAGTTGCCAGTCGGATAGGTCACAGTCAGAGGATCTTTGTGGCTGAGTTTCGACCCGACTCTGACACAAcctttgtgtctgtgggcaTCAAGCATGTGCGTTTCTGGACTTTAGCTGGTCGAGCTTTGCTTTGCAAGAAAGGTGTGCTGAGTACCATAGAGGACGCCCGGATGCAAACCATGCTGTCTGTAGCATTTGGAGCT aatAACTTGACATTTACAGGTACCATAAGTggggatgtgtgtgtttggaaggAACACATTCTAGTAAGAATAGTGGCCAAAGCTCACACGGGCCCTGTGTTCACTATGTACACCACACTGAGAGACGGCCTCATCGTCACAGGAGGCAAAGAAAGACC GTCAAAGGAAGGCGGCGCTCTAAAGCTCTgggaccaggagctgaagcgCTGCCGAGCCTTTCGATTAGAAACTGGACAGATCATAGACTGTGTTCGCTCTGTATGCAGAGGGAAG GGTAAAATCCTCGTTGGCACCAGGAACGCGGAGATCATTGAAGTGGGAGAGAAGAACGCAGCCTGCAACATCCTGGTGAACGGACACATGGACGGACCTATATGGGGTTTGGGGACTCATCCCTCCAGAGACGTATTTCTGTCCGCTGCAGAGGACGGCACTGTCCGTCTGTGGGACATCCCAGAAAAG AAGATGCTAAATAAGGTGAACCTGGGTCACCCGGCGCACGCCATCAGCTACAGTCCTGAAGGAGACATGGTTGCCATAGGCATGAAGAACGGAGAGTTTATTATCCTTCTTGTGGCCTCACTCAAAATCTGGGGCAAGAAAAGGGACCGACGCTCTCCGATTCAAGATATTAG GTTCAGTCCAAATTCTTGTTACTTGGCTGTCGGCTCCACCGAATGTGCCGTCGACTTCTACGACCTGACGCTCGGCTCACAGCTGAACCGCATCAACTGCTGCCGGGACATCCCCAGCTTCGTTATGCAGATGGACTTCTCTGCTGACAGCGCTTATGTTCAG TTATCCACAGGTGCTTATAAACGACTCGTCTACGAAGTGCCGTCTGGGAAGCAGATCACCGAACAGTGTCATATTGACAGGATTACCTGGGCCACCTGGACAAG TGTCCTTGGGGACGAGGTCGTTGGGATCTGGTCCCGTAACGCTGACAAAGCAGACGTCACCTGTGCCTGTGTGTCCCACTCGGGCCTTAACATCGTCACAGGCGATGATTTTGGAATGGTAAAGCTGTTTGAATTTCCCTGCCCGGAGAAGTTC GCCAAACACAAACGCTTTCTGGGCCATTCTGCTCATCTGACAAACGTACGCTTCACAAACGGAGACCGTTTTGTCGTCAGCGCCGGCGGAGATGACAGAAG CCTCTTCGTGTGGAGGTGCGTCCACGCTCCGCACTGA